A window of Pomacea canaliculata isolate SZHN2017 linkage group LG3, ASM307304v1, whole genome shotgun sequence contains these coding sequences:
- the LOC112560061 gene encoding uncharacterized protein LOC112560061 isoform X2 has protein sequence MARSSCQRWIFLVIVFGLNACWSAEEIKPRLIVRSRVVRRGDKLTLGCELISSSQYYMNLQHKPFNGKDFSEVQNQINEEEELESGQGYRLTSELTVQNAMTEDSGQYRCFVKIANDQQIEGSPESVFVVGSDPLILLEKKAPLLLKKGIDLNITCVGVAPIEWIRPKDEEVQSGDLGQSYVISGPLKIVESKQIYRRILHVHNITCAQAGRYVCRTSVSSNDSAISDATGASSGRNVTSPSAPTWWTYLSGTPISCWSSPPRK, from the exons ATGGCCCGCAGTTCCTGCCAAAGATGGATTTTTTTGGTCATAGTCTTCGGTCTCAACGCCTGCTGGTCGGCGGAAGAAA TCAAGCCCCGACTGATTGTGAGGAGCCGTGTGGTCAGACGAGGTGACAAACTTACTTTAGGGTGCGAACTGATTTCGTCTAGTCAGTACTACATGAATCTCCAGCACAAACCTTTTAACGGCAAG GACTTTTCTGAGGTGCAAAATCAGATTAATGAAGAGGAAGAGCTGGAGTCTGGCCAGGGTTATCGGCTGACCTCAGAACTGACCGTACAAAATGCAATGACAGAGGACAGTGGGCAGTACCGCTGCTTTGTGAAGATCGCCAACGACCAACAGATAGAAGGCAGTCCAGAGAGCGTGTTTGTAGTCG GTTCTGACCCTCTCATTCTTTTGGAGAAGAAGGCGCCGCTGCTTCTAAAAAAGGGCATTGACCTCAACATCACGTGCGTCGGCGTGGCTCCCATTGAATGGATTCGACCAAAAGAcgaagag GTGCAGTCCGGCGACCTCGGGCAGTCTTATGTCATCAGCGGCCCTCTCAAGATCGTGGAATCCAAGCAAATCTACCGGCGCATCCTGCACGTGCACAACATCACCTGTGCACAGGCCGGCCGTTACGTGTGCAGAACCTCTGTCAGCAGCAACGACAGTGCAATCTCCGATGCAACCGGAGCGAGTTCCGGACGTAACGTCACGAGTCCTTCAGCCCCGACGTGGTGGACATATTTATCAGGA ACTCCGATCAGCTGTTGGTCCAGTCCGCCGAGGAAGTGA
- the LOC112560060 gene encoding vascular endothelial growth factor receptor 3-like, translated as MENVTRVEFVHYDPWRGFIVRGLTGRFACQALSDHLQPQYLFFRLEVEGQHESATAGDKPESTARKSLTTVYIAAITCFIVLFLVVVTIIVGCKMLKRKKYDHEEVEKFLSQSQGDYNPELPIDEQTGCVPYDPKWEFPEERLRMGMILGQGAFGRVVKAEAVGIGGSNDVITVAVKVVKDCTNKEQMMALVSELKILIHIGHHLNIVNLLGAVTKDLRYGKLSIIVEYCPFGCLQNYLLKNKNSLRDIPDIKLIKNKPKPQETKRYGPVSRGSPRANYVNQGMEPAGPPLTITNLLCWAFQVCRGMEYLASRKYVHRDLAARNVLLTANNVVKICDFGLARDVYRNAKYYKKREGPVPIKWMALESLTHGLYTTKSDVWSFGIFLWELFSLGGNPYPGVDTATSDFLDLLECGYRMATPKLAPAELYAVMRQTWHADPLQRPSFSQLVPVMAAFLETSATQHYLNLSSPGSLNLPGLGIQEKDGYLRMSSLSQYVPMSPTSTCPPANLLTDSTADSEEDNGQCSLHELRRTDEGEGCRTWRQSAKMATVLTR; from the exons ATGGAGAACGTCACGCGAGTTGAGTTCGTGCACTATGACCCCTGGCGCGGGTTCATCGTGCGCGGGCTGACGGGAAGGTTCGCTTGCCAGGCCCTCAGCGATCACCTTCAGCCGCAGTATCTCTTCTTTCGGCTGGAGGTCGAAGGTCAGCATGAGAGTGCAACAGCTGGCGACAAACCAG AATCAACTGCCCGAAAAAGTCTGACAACAGTCTACATCGCAGCCATCACATGTTTCATAGTTCTCTTCCTTGTTGTCGTCACGATTATCGTGGGCTGTAAAATGCTAAAGAGGAAGAAGTATGAT cATGAAGAAGTCGAGAAATTCCTCAGCCAGTCGCAAGGGGACTACAATCCAGAGTTACCCATCGACGAACAAACGGGTTGTGTCCCTTACGACCCTAAGTGGGAGTTTCCCGAAGAGCGCCTGCGAATGG GAATGATTTTGGGTCAAGGTGCGTTCGGTCGCGTGGTCAAGGCAGAGGCCGTTGGCATCGGGGGCTCAAATGACGTCATCACTGTGGCGGTCAAGGTTGTCAAAG ACTGCACAAACAAAGAACAGATGATGGCACTGGTGTCTGAACTAAAGATCCTGATTCACATCGGACATCACCTCAACATTGTCAACCTTCTGGGGGCGGTCACTAAGGATCTTCGCTATG GCAAACTGAGCATCATCGTGGAGTACTGTCCATTTGGATGCCTGCAAAACTATCTGCTGAAGAACAAGAATTCCTTGCGGGATATCCCAGACATCAAACTTATCAAGAATAAGCCCAAACCCCAGGAGACCAAGCGATATGGACCGGTCAGCAGAGGGTCGCCGAGAGCCAACTACGTCAACCAGGGAATGGAGCCAGCCGGCCCTCCCCTGACGATCACCAACCTTCTCTGCTGGGCCTTCCAGGTGTGCCGAGGCATGGAGTACCTGGCCTCCAGAA AGTACGTCCACCGTGACCTGGCAGCGCGCAACGTGCTGCTGACGGCAAACAACGTAGTCAAGATCTGCGACTTCGGGCTGGCCAGGGACGTCTACCGCAACGCCAAGTACTACAAGAAGCGAGAA GGCCCTGTTCCCATCAAGTGGATGGCGCTGGAGTCACTGACCCATGGGCTGTACACCACCAAGAGCGATGT ATGGTCTTTCGGAATTTTCCTCTGGGAATTGTTTTCCCTAG GTGGCAACCCGTATCCAGGTGTGGACACAGCTACCAGTGACTTTCTGGACCTCCTGGAATGCGGGTATCGCATGGCAACGCCCAAGCTGGCCCCTGCGGAGCT TTACGCCGTCATGAGGCAGACGTGGCACGCAGACCCCCTGCAGAGACCCTCCTTCAGCCAACTGGTACCGGTCATGGCCGCCTTCCTGGAGACCAGCGCCACACAG cacTACCTAAATCTGTCTTCACCTGGGTCCCTGAACTTGCCTGGCCTCGGCATCCAAGAAAAAGACGGATATCTGCGAATGTCCAGCCTCTCGCAGTACGTCCCCATGTCTCCTACTTCAACCTGTCCACCTGCAAACTTGCTAACGGACTCCACTGCGGACAGTGAGGAGGACAACGGGCAGTGTTCGCTACACGAACTCCGGCGAACTGACGAAGGTGAAGGTTGTCGAACTTGGAGACAATCCGCAAAAATGGCGACTGTGCTCACCAGATGA
- the LOC112560061 gene encoding uncharacterized protein LOC112560061 isoform X1, translating to MARSSCQRWIFLVIVFGLNACWSAEEIKPRLIVRSRVVRRGDKLTLGCELISSSQYYMNLQHKPFNGKDFSEVQNQINEEEELESGQGYRLTSELTVQNAMTEDSGQYRCFVKIANDQQIEGSPESVFVVGSDPLILLEKKAPLLLKKGIDLNITCVGVAPIEWIRPKDEELQVQSGDLGQSYVISGPLKIVESKQIYRRILHVHNITCAQAGRYVCRTSVSSNDSAISDATGASSGRNVTSPSAPTWWTYLSGTPISCWSSPPRK from the exons ATGGCCCGCAGTTCCTGCCAAAGATGGATTTTTTTGGTCATAGTCTTCGGTCTCAACGCCTGCTGGTCGGCGGAAGAAA TCAAGCCCCGACTGATTGTGAGGAGCCGTGTGGTCAGACGAGGTGACAAACTTACTTTAGGGTGCGAACTGATTTCGTCTAGTCAGTACTACATGAATCTCCAGCACAAACCTTTTAACGGCAAG GACTTTTCTGAGGTGCAAAATCAGATTAATGAAGAGGAAGAGCTGGAGTCTGGCCAGGGTTATCGGCTGACCTCAGAACTGACCGTACAAAATGCAATGACAGAGGACAGTGGGCAGTACCGCTGCTTTGTGAAGATCGCCAACGACCAACAGATAGAAGGCAGTCCAGAGAGCGTGTTTGTAGTCG GTTCTGACCCTCTCATTCTTTTGGAGAAGAAGGCGCCGCTGCTTCTAAAAAAGGGCATTGACCTCAACATCACGTGCGTCGGCGTGGCTCCCATTGAATGGATTCGACCAAAAGAcgaagag TTGCAGGTGCAGTCCGGCGACCTCGGGCAGTCTTATGTCATCAGCGGCCCTCTCAAGATCGTGGAATCCAAGCAAATCTACCGGCGCATCCTGCACGTGCACAACATCACCTGTGCACAGGCCGGCCGTTACGTGTGCAGAACCTCTGTCAGCAGCAACGACAGTGCAATCTCCGATGCAACCGGAGCGAGTTCCGGACGTAACGTCACGAGTCCTTCAGCCCCGACGTGGTGGACATATTTATCAGGA ACTCCGATCAGCTGTTGGTCCAGTCCGCCGAGGAAGTGA